The following proteins are co-located in the Gemmatimonadales bacterium genome:
- a CDS encoding penicillin-binding transpeptidase domain-containing protein — translation MGARIIKLQIGLVIALVLIGGRLLHLQILQGAGYRRLAEQNRLRVVPEAAPRGVIYDRKGRILAATQTVFRVAVVPQELRDQELHTVLTQVSAIAQRPVQALQKAYRKARSFAFLPATVVNRVPKDIALRLEEERWRLPGVLVQAETARAYPHGALAAHVLGYVGLPSPEEYAQLKRHGVRVNDLIGRAGLERKLDGTLRGRSGGVLVEVDHRARQIRTVGERPSEPGRDITLTLDAGLQSLVEASLGEHPGAAVVIDPETGDVLAMVSRPAYDPNAFA, via the coding sequence ATGGGGGCTCGCATCATCAAGCTGCAGATCGGGCTGGTCATCGCCCTGGTCCTCATCGGCGGACGGCTCCTCCATCTGCAGATCCTGCAGGGTGCCGGCTACCGCCGGCTCGCAGAGCAGAACCGGCTCCGCGTCGTGCCGGAGGCCGCGCCCCGGGGCGTGATCTATGACCGCAAGGGCCGCATCCTCGCGGCCACCCAGACCGTCTTCCGCGTCGCCGTGGTGCCGCAGGAGCTGCGCGACCAAGAATTGCACACCGTGCTCACCCAGGTGAGCGCGATCGCCCAGCGGCCGGTGCAGGCGCTGCAGAAAGCGTACCGCAAGGCGCGCAGCTTCGCGTTTCTGCCCGCCACCGTCGTCAACCGCGTGCCGAAGGACATCGCGCTGCGCCTTGAAGAGGAGCGGTGGCGGCTGCCTGGCGTGCTGGTGCAGGCCGAAACCGCGCGGGCGTACCCGCACGGCGCGCTCGCCGCGCACGTGCTCGGCTACGTGGGGCTGCCGTCTCCCGAGGAGTACGCGCAGCTGAAGCGCCACGGGGTCAGGGTCAACGACCTCATCGGGCGGGCCGGCCTTGAGCGCAAGCTCGACGGCACGTTGCGCGGCCGCTCCGGCGGGGTCCTCGTCGAGGTCGATCACCGCGCGCGGCAGATCCGCACCGTCGGCGAGCGGCCCTCGGAGCCTGGCCGCGATATCACGCTCACCCTGGATGCCGGGCTGCAGTCGCTCGTCGAGGCCTCGCTCGGCGAGCACCCCGGCGCCGCGGTCGTCATCGATCCAGAGACCGGCGACGTGCTGGCCATGGTCAGCCGGCCGGCGTACGATCCCAACGCGTTCGCG